One window from the genome of Salvia miltiorrhiza cultivar Shanhuang (shh) chromosome 7, IMPLAD_Smil_shh, whole genome shotgun sequence encodes:
- the LOC130994535 gene encoding UPF0481 protein At3g47200-like has product MQIAISTNQNQKLSVGAESECTIYRVHKHLRNVNPNAYEPEVIAIGPYHRNTDHLKMMEDYKLRYLQQLIIRKPSNNVESYAACVGRLEAEARKCYADEPTSLSPSEFIQMLVLDGCFIVELLRKYGMVFLREKNDPIFQMVWMIISLQRDLMLFENQLPFFVLCELFDLIEAPGQHSRLRDLLVQFFHGLYPGGGYRGEASVAPREVKHLLHFIHRSWLPRCTGTGGRKQQDKRLQFINSAARLKEANVSVEWCDLICVFFISQRTSRKLSSVLGAYL; this is encoded by the exons ATGCAGATTGCTATAAGTACA AATCAGAATCAGAAACTGAGCGTAGGGGCAGAATCAGAATGCACAATCTACAGAGTTCATAAACATTTACGGAACGTGAACCCCAATGCTTACGAGCCCGAGGTGATCGCTATTGGCCCTTATCACCGCAACACGGATCATCTAAAAATGATGGAAGATTACAAGCTACGTTACCTCCAGCAGCTCATCATAAGGAAACCTTCCAACAATGTGGAAAGCTACGCAGCATGTGTGGGCAGATTGGAAGCCGAAGCAAGAAAATGTTACGCAGATGAGCCTACAAGCCTGAGCCCAAGCGAGTTCATACAAATGCTTGTACTAGATGGATGCTTCATCGTTGAGTTATTACGGAAGTACGGCATGGTGTTCCTGAGGGAGAAGAATGATCCCATCTTCCAAATGGTCTGGATGATCATTAGCCTGCAGCGCGATTTAATGCTCTTCGAGAATCAACTCCCATTCTTCGTCTTGTGCGAGCTGTTCGACCTAATTGAGGCTCCCGGCCAGCATAGTAGGTTGCGGGACCTTCTCGTGCAATTCTTCCACGGTCTGTATCCTGGGGGAGGCTACAGAGGAGAAGCGAGCGTAGCTCCTCGTGAGGTGAAGCATTTGCTTCACTTCATTCATCGTAGTTGGCTTCCCCGATGCACGGGCACGGGTGGGAGGAAGCAGCAGGATAAGAGGTTGCAGTTCATCAACAGCGCAGCGAGGCTTAAAGAGGCTAATGTCAGTGTAGAGTGGTGTGACCTCATTTGTGTATTCTTCATAAGTCAAAGGACTAGCAGGAAATTAAGTTCTGTTTTGGGGGCTTATTTGTAA